A single Penaeus vannamei isolate JL-2024 chromosome 22, ASM4276789v1, whole genome shotgun sequence DNA region contains:
- the LOC113816287 gene encoding uncharacterized PE-PGRS family protein PE_PGRS10-like, translated as MRGLRKGATNEPRSEWKEMQGERSKFHIHDRRGIKVDGRLVWSVLPIMMLLTLLPLVAVAFAAPQGYNLGDPSGGGLSHGSSINGGAGGIGDSGAGGIGDGGVGVGGPVGGCQDGQILHVDGSCVTPVITRKVYLYDAPQVPEGPGGPPPSVPPPKVEHNILFVRVPEAAPPPEPIIVPPARQENVVYVLNKQEEQSQQVIEVTPHPASDPEIYFVNYQEGENPTLPLGVDLETALSVASAAGGDVIGAGAVGVGAGGLGDGVGDGGIGGDFGSNGGFGGAGAGGNGGFGGAGAGGNGGFGGAGAGGNGGFGGAGVGVAGGNGGFGAGVGGNGGFGGVGVGGNGGFGGAVAGGNGGFGSGFGGVNGGSGGLGVNGGSPSNLYTSP; from the exons ATGAgg GGATTACGCAAGGGAGCCACTAACGAACCTCGAAGTGAGTGGAAGGAAATGCAGGGGGAGCGGAGCAAGTTCCACATTCATGACCGGAGAGGTATAAAAGTCGATGGGCGTCTCGTGTGGTCAGTATTACCTATCATGATGTTGTTA ACTTTGCTTCCATTAGTTGCCGTGGCTTTTGCAGCGCCTCAAGGCTACAATTTGGGTGATCCTTCTGGAGGTGGACTCTCACATGGAAGCTCCATAAATGGTGGAGCAGGTGGAATTGGAGATAGTGGAGCAGGTGGCATTGGAGATGGTGGTGTAGGAGTTGGTGGCCCTGTAGGAGGTTGTCAGGATGGCCAAATTCTACATGTGGATGGATCTTGTGTGACTCCAGTTATCACAAGAAAAGTATACTTATATGATGCTCCTCAAGTACCCGAGGGCCCAGGCGGTCCACCTCCGAGTGTGCCACCACCCAAGGTAGAACATAACATCCTATTCGTACGTGTTCCCGAGGCTGCTCCACCACCAGAACCCATCATTGTTCCTCCCGCAAGACAAGAGAATGTGGTCTATGTTTTGAATAAGCAGGAAGAACAAAGTCAACAGGTGATCGAGGTTACACCTCATCCAGCTTCCGACCCAGAAATCTATTTCGTGAACTACCAAGAAGGAGaaaacccaaccctccctcttggAGTAGATCTTGAGACTGCACTCAGCGTTGCCAGTGCTGCTGGCGGTGACGTCATAGGAGCTGGAGCTGTTGGGGTTGGTGCCGGAGGATTAGGCGACGGTGTTGGAGACGGAGGAATTGGAGGCGACTTTGGAAGCAATGGAGGATTCGGAGGAGCTGGTGCTGGAGGTAATGGAGGATTCGGAGGAGCTGGTGCTGGAGGTAATGGAGGATTCGGAGGAGCTGGTGCTGGAGGTAATGGAGGATTCGGAGGAGCTGGAGTAGGAGTTGCAGGAGGAAATGGTGGATTCGGAGCTGGAGTAGGAGGCAATGGAGGCTTTGGAGGAGTTGGTGTAGGAGGGAATGGTGGATTCGGAGGAGCTGTGGCAGGAGGCAATGGAGGATTCGGAAGTGGTTTTGGAGGTGTGAATGGAGGAAGTGGCGGCCTTGGAGTCAATGGCGGCAGTCCGTCAAACCTGTACACGAGCCCATAA